A genomic segment from Deltaproteobacteria bacterium encodes:
- a CDS encoding histidinol-phosphate transaminase, translated as MADPFDDLVPPYIQSLRPYQPGKPVDELERELGIDGAIKIASNENPLGPSPKAVDAARAAVADCHLYPDGGAWKLRRALAERLGVGHDEIVFGAGSNEIIGMIVKAFCRPGADEVLAHRYAFLSYRLFSQMHGVDFVEADVHDDLRCDVDALIDRMSARTRVIFLANPNNPTGAYVPRPEFERILEAAPPRALVVVDEAYHEYAVALADDYPRSQDYRADRPLLVTLRTFSKIYGLAGLRIGYAVCAPRVANYLERVRRPFNAASVAQAAALAALDDDAHVDRSRAHNAAAIDGLRAAVEELGLRAYPSVANFVLAGVGRDAAPVYDALLRRGVIVRPMAAWGLPHHLRISAAGAGDTARVAAALRDVLAA; from the coding sequence ATGGCTGACCCGTTCGACGACCTCGTACCGCCCTACATCCAGTCGCTGCGCCCGTATCAGCCGGGCAAACCGGTGGACGAGCTCGAGCGGGAACTCGGCATCGACGGCGCCATCAAGATCGCGTCGAACGAAAACCCGCTCGGTCCGTCGCCCAAGGCCGTCGACGCCGCGCGCGCCGCCGTGGCCGACTGCCATCTGTACCCGGACGGCGGCGCGTGGAAGCTGCGCCGCGCGCTCGCCGAGCGGCTCGGCGTCGGCCACGACGAGATCGTGTTCGGCGCGGGGTCCAACGAGATCATCGGCATGATCGTCAAGGCATTCTGTCGGCCCGGCGCGGACGAGGTGCTCGCGCACCGGTATGCGTTTTTGAGCTACCGGCTGTTTTCGCAGATGCACGGGGTCGACTTCGTCGAGGCTGACGTCCACGACGACCTTCGCTGCGACGTGGACGCGCTGATCGACCGGATGTCGGCGCGCACCCGCGTCATCTTCCTGGCCAACCCGAACAACCCGACGGGCGCGTACGTGCCGCGTCCCGAGTTCGAGCGCATCCTCGAGGCGGCGCCGCCGCGCGCGCTCGTCGTGGTCGACGAGGCGTATCACGAGTACGCGGTCGCGCTGGCCGACGATTACCCGCGGTCGCAGGACTACCGAGCCGACCGGCCGCTGCTCGTGACGCTGCGGACGTTCTCCAAAATCTACGGCCTCGCCGGACTGCGCATCGGCTACGCCGTGTGTGCGCCGCGCGTGGCCAACTACCTCGAACGCGTGCGGCGCCCGTTCAACGCGGCGTCGGTGGCGCAGGCTGCGGCGCTGGCGGCCCTCGACGACGACGCCCACGTCGATCGCAGCCGCGCGCACAACGCGGCGGCGATCGACGGCCTGCGCGCCGCGGTGGAGGAACTGGGCCTGCGCGCCTATCCGTCGGTCGCCAACTTCGTGCTCGCCGGCGTCGGTCGCGACGCGGCACCGGTCTACGACGCGCTGCTGCGCCGCGGCGTGATCGTGCGGCCGATGGCCGCGTGGGGCTTGCCGCATCACCTGCGCATCTCGGCGGCCGGTGCCGGCGACACGGCGCGGGTGGCGGCGGCGCTGCGCGACGTGTTGGCGGCGTGA